A region of Asticcacaulis excentricus DNA encodes the following proteins:
- a CDS encoding PAS domain-containing sensor histidine kinase has product MKLFSPQPSRSGAPDGPRVRLGGTQGGGSLKSSLLTQVSPRMPLWMRIGGLSLALGLMLFAAISSARLQNDFSSGQATRDAAAYGQARLNALRADKAVSVARVAMDGALSAYQTQPGAAQNAVQKALEASGGAVASLALIDAEGRIIARAGQDENSLLSEAARAEDKGFAALALGSRLTRTARAYLVRTPAPGRVRAVARLNNPLRDAENTRDNQIVLINAVGDILSATDERLTGQNIRKALTVTPEQIRDNANSARISEGTLEEKGFVRIAAVREGENGLTTLYVEPSNAAATSNWLATATLFIGPLIIGALFGMLLIVQSRRNSETARQYEAKETRYRLAVEAARCGIWEWDLESDQVFMSEVTGVMFGWGGSGVATTNEVLLRIAPEHREAVRKALLNARGHGALDVSFRVPGDNGRSIWVDARGQATGPRDLSGFSRLSGVALDVTEERAAQSRAQRAEARLTGAINSVSDAFVLWDRRGRLVMWNAVFGRTFSIDPRFLKAGTSRELIEKVMAIAIRRQEPVIDGREGVVEAELNDGRWIQISESRTLEGGTVVTGADITAIKIQEEMSRRNEEQLQAMVDKLEQSRRIQTDLAKKYEMAKIRAEQANHAKSEFLANMSHELRTPLNAINGFSEIMAGEMFGPLGHARYKEYAGDILSSGQHLLALINDILDMSKIEAGKMTLRFEPVSVEEVVDDTLRLVRQRAEKAGLKMRVHLPQLPDIQADYRALKQILLNILTNAIKFTPSGGTITVSAVPTDSFMHLYVADTGIGIAPKDMERLARPFEQIENQFSRTKEGTGLGLALTKSLIEMHSGRLEVDSTVGQGTTVSVILPLTQTSPGASADDTPDTPDTSGQIAAA; this is encoded by the coding sequence ATGAAGCTTTTCTCGCCCCAGCCCAGCCGCAGCGGAGCCCCAGACGGCCCGCGCGTCCGGCTGGGTGGGACCCAGGGTGGCGGATCGCTCAAATCCAGCTTGCTGACGCAGGTCAGCCCGCGTATGCCCCTGTGGATGCGTATTGGCGGGCTCAGCCTGGCGCTGGGTCTGATGCTGTTTGCGGCCATTTCTTCGGCGCGTTTGCAAAACGACTTCTCGTCCGGTCAGGCGACGCGCGATGCCGCTGCCTATGGGCAAGCCCGGCTGAACGCGCTTAGGGCCGACAAGGCCGTGTCCGTCGCCCGCGTCGCGATGGACGGAGCGCTATCGGCCTATCAGACTCAGCCGGGGGCAGCCCAAAATGCGGTGCAAAAGGCGCTTGAAGCCTCGGGCGGTGCCGTGGCCTCGCTGGCCCTCATTGATGCCGAAGGGCGCATCATCGCCCGCGCCGGTCAGGACGAGAACAGCCTGCTGAGCGAGGCAGCCAGGGCCGAAGACAAGGGGTTTGCGGCTCTGGCGCTTGGGTCGCGCCTGACGCGCACCGCGCGTGCCTATCTGGTGCGCACGCCCGCTCCCGGTCGCGTGCGCGCCGTCGCACGCCTCAACAATCCGCTGCGCGACGCGGAAAACACGCGCGACAACCAGATTGTGCTGATCAATGCCGTTGGCGACATCCTCAGCGCCACGGACGAGCGGCTGACCGGACAGAATATCCGCAAGGCCCTGACCGTCACACCGGAACAGATCCGCGACAATGCCAACAGCGCCCGCATCAGCGAAGGCACGCTGGAAGAAAAGGGCTTTGTCCGCATCGCCGCCGTGCGCGAAGGCGAAAATGGCCTGACCACGCTCTATGTCGAGCCGTCGAACGCCGCAGCAACAAGCAACTGGCTGGCGACGGCGACGCTGTTTATCGGGCCGCTGATCATTGGCGCGCTGTTCGGAATGCTTCTGATCGTGCAAAGCCGCCGCAATTCCGAAACCGCGCGTCAGTATGAGGCCAAGGAGACCCGCTATAGGCTGGCCGTCGAAGCGGCGCGCTGCGGCATCTGGGAATGGGACCTCGAAAGCGATCAGGTCTTCATGTCCGAAGTCACCGGCGTCATGTTCGGCTGGGGCGGCAGCGGCGTGGCGACGACCAACGAAGTCCTGCTGCGCATCGCTCCCGAACACCGGGAAGCGGTGCGCAAGGCCCTGCTTAACGCGCGCGGCCACGGCGCGCTGGACGTGTCTTTCCGGGTGCCGGGTGACAATGGCCGCTCGATCTGGGTCGATGCGCGGGGTCAGGCGACGGGTCCGCGCGATCTGTCCGGCTTCAGCCGCCTGTCAGGGGTGGCACTGGATGTCACCGAGGAGCGCGCGGCGCAGTCCCGCGCCCAACGTGCCGAAGCGCGCCTGACCGGGGCCATCAATTCGGTGTCGGACGCCTTCGTCCTGTGGGATCGTCGCGGCCGGCTGGTCATGTGGAATGCCGTGTTTGGCCGCACCTTCAGCATCGACCCGCGCTTCCTCAAGGCGGGCACGTCGCGCGAACTGATCGAAAAGGTCATGGCCATCGCCATCCGCCGTCAGGAGCCGGTGATCGACGGCCGCGAAGGCGTGGTGGAAGCCGAACTGAACGACGGGCGCTGGATACAGATTTCCGAGAGCCGGACGCTGGAAGGCGGCACGGTCGTCACCGGGGCTGACATCACCGCCATCAAGATTCAGGAGGAGATGAGCCGGCGCAACGAGGAACAGCTTCAGGCCATGGTCGATAAGCTGGAACAAAGCCGCCGCATCCAGACCGACCTCGCCAAAAAGTACGAAATGGCCAAAATTCGCGCTGAACAGGCCAATCACGCCAAATCGGAATTCCTGGCCAATATGAGCCACGAACTGCGCACGCCGCTGAACGCCATCAACGGCTTCTCCGAGATCATGGCGGGCGAAATGTTCGGGCCTTTGGGCCACGCGCGCTACAAGGAATATGCGGGCGATATCCTCAGCTCCGGTCAGCACCTGCTGGCACTGATCAACGACATTCTCGACATGTCGAAGATCGAGGCGGGCAAGATGACGCTGCGCTTTGAGCCCGTCTCGGTCGAAGAGGTGGTGGACGATACGCTGCGCCTGGTGCGGCAGCGGGCGGAAAAGGCGGGGCTCAAGATGCGCGTGCACCTGCCGCAACTGCCCGATATTCAAGCCGATTATCGCGCCCTGAAACAGATACTGCTCAACATCCTGACCAACGCCATCAAGTTCACGCCGTCGGGCGGCACCATCACCGTGTCGGCGGTCCCGACCGACAGCTTCATGCACCTCTACGTCGCCGACACCGGCATCGGCATCGCCCCGAAGGACATGGAGCGTCTGGCCCGTCCGTTCGAGCAGATCGAAAACCAATTCTCGCGCACCAAGGAAGGCACCGGCCTCGGCCTCGCCCTCACCAAGTCGCTGATCGAGATGCATTCGGGCCGTCTGGAGGTCGATTCCACCGTCGGTCAGGGCACCACGGTCAGCGTCATCCTGCCCCTGACCCAGACCAGCCCCGGCGCCAGCGCCGACGACACGCCGGATACCCCGGACACGTCAGGTCAGATCGCCGCGGCCTGA
- the pepN gene encoding aminopeptidase N: protein MYRTDIARPIRLTDYRVPDFAIAETQLAFDLHPTQTRVRATYRIERRGAADAPLVLLGERLTLKALRLDGVELTPEAYALSPECLTLPGVPDRFTLEVEVEINPQENKTLEGLYMSSGRYCTQCEAEGFRKIVYFPDRPDVLSKYTVRLRAPKAGFPRLLSNGNLIDSGEDADTHYAVWEDPFPKPAYLFALVAGELDVLEDHFVTMSGRTVALKIFVDPGMSARAAYAMDALKRSMRWDEETYGREYDLDLFMIVAVRDFNFGAMENKGLNIFNASLLLADAQTATDLDYERIESVVAHEYFHNWSGNRVTCRDWFQLCLKEGLTVFRDQSFSGDQRGHAVQRIKDVKMLRARQFPEDAGPLAHPVRPAAYLKIDNFYTATIYEKGAEIVGMLKTVVGADTYRRALDHYFDTNDGTAATLEDFLRSFEAVTGQDFSPWLKWYVQAGTPTLSLKATYDAAAQRLTLNVVQITPPTPSQAHKAPVPIPVRLGLLSEAGAPLNFVLAGESVTEALFLLTEGQAQWVLEAVTQTPVISALRGFSAPVKLTLDEPEAHRFARFRGDPDPFNRWEAAQSLAKALILDPQGAAAAYAEALRATLTDPTLDAAFKALISGLPTEMDLAQSLTPVDPAFIHARRKAFKAELAAALKADAEALYAALPVEPTFSPDAASAGRRALRNALLDLIVAADAPAATALAEKHYRDASNMTDQMAGLSALSQVHGPAYQDALDDFYARFKSEPLVLDKWFAVQAACAHPETLTRVRSLVTHPDFDRKVPNRWRSVAQAFAANNPAIFHDISGEGYAFIADEILSVDRFNPMTAARLIEAFGGFKRYAEPHRGLMHAALERIVATEGLSKNVGELAGKALAG from the coding sequence ATGTACCGTACCGATATCGCCCGCCCCATCCGTCTGACCGATTACCGCGTGCCGGATTTTGCCATAGCTGAAACGCAGTTGGCGTTTGATCTACACCCGACGCAGACGCGGGTGCGGGCGACCTATCGCATCGAACGACGCGGCGCCGCCGACGCGCCGCTGGTCCTGCTGGGTGAGCGGCTGACCCTCAAAGCGCTGCGGCTGGATGGCGTTGAGCTGACGCCCGAGGCCTACGCGCTGTCGCCGGAATGTCTGACCCTCCCCGGCGTGCCCGACCGCTTCACGCTGGAGGTCGAGGTCGAGATCAATCCGCAGGAGAACAAGACGCTGGAAGGGCTCTACATGTCCTCCGGCCGGTACTGCACGCAGTGCGAGGCCGAAGGCTTTCGCAAGATCGTCTATTTCCCTGATCGCCCGGACGTGCTGTCGAAATATACGGTGCGTTTGCGCGCGCCGAAGGCCGGTTTCCCGCGCCTTCTGTCCAACGGTAATCTGATCGACAGCGGCGAAGACGCAGACACCCATTACGCCGTATGGGAAGACCCCTTCCCCAAGCCGGCCTATCTGTTTGCGCTGGTCGCCGGCGAACTGGACGTGCTCGAAGACCACTTCGTCACGATGTCGGGCCGCACGGTGGCGCTGAAAATCTTCGTCGATCCGGGCATGAGCGCGCGCGCCGCCTACGCCATGGACGCGCTGAAGCGCTCGATGCGGTGGGACGAAGAGACCTATGGCCGCGAATACGACCTCGACCTGTTCATGATCGTCGCCGTGCGCGATTTCAATTTCGGGGCGATGGAGAACAAGGGGCTCAACATCTTCAACGCCTCGCTTCTGCTGGCCGATGCGCAAACGGCCACCGATCTCGACTATGAGCGCATCGAAAGCGTCGTGGCGCACGAATATTTCCACAACTGGTCCGGCAACCGCGTCACCTGTCGTGACTGGTTCCAGTTGTGCCTCAAGGAAGGCCTGACCGTCTTCCGCGATCAGAGCTTCTCCGGCGATCAGCGCGGCCACGCGGTACAGCGCATCAAGGACGTGAAGATGCTGCGCGCGCGGCAGTTTCCGGAAGACGCCGGGCCGCTGGCCCACCCGGTGCGCCCGGCCGCCTATCTGAAGATCGACAACTTCTACACCGCCACCATCTATGAGAAGGGGGCGGAAATCGTCGGCATGTTGAAGACGGTCGTGGGGGCGGACACCTATCGGCGCGCGCTTGACCACTATTTCGATACGAATGACGGCACCGCGGCGACGCTGGAAGACTTCCTGAGAAGCTTCGAAGCCGTCACGGGGCAGGACTTTTCGCCCTGGCTGAAATGGTACGTGCAGGCCGGCACGCCGACGCTCAGCCTCAAAGCCACCTATGACGCAGCGGCGCAGCGACTAACCCTCAATGTGGTGCAGATAACGCCCCCTACTCCGTCACAGGCGCACAAGGCCCCGGTGCCGATCCCGGTGCGGCTGGGCCTGCTGTCCGAGGCCGGTGCGCCGTTGAATTTTGTCCTCGCGGGCGAAAGCGTGACCGAGGCCCTGTTCCTGTTAACCGAGGGACAGGCGCAATGGGTGCTCGAAGCAGTGACGCAAACGCCGGTGATCTCGGCCCTGCGGGGGTTCTCCGCCCCGGTCAAGCTGACGCTGGACGAGCCTGAGGCACACCGTTTTGCCCGCTTCCGCGGTGATCCGGACCCATTCAACCGCTGGGAAGCGGCCCAGAGCCTCGCCAAGGCCCTGATCCTCGACCCGCAAGGCGCGGCCGCCGCCTATGCCGAAGCCCTGCGCGCCACCCTGACCGATCCGACGCTGGATGCGGCGTTCAAGGCGCTGATCAGCGGCCTGCCGACCGAGATGGACCTGGCCCAGAGCCTGACGCCGGTCGATCCGGCCTTCATCCATGCGCGGCGCAAGGCCTTCAAGGCCGAACTGGCGGCCGCGTTGAAAGCGGATGCCGAAGCCCTCTATGCGGCCCTGCCCGTCGAACCGACCTTCAGCCCCGACGCCGCTTCGGCGGGCCGCCGCGCCCTGCGCAACGCCCTGCTTGACCTTATCGTTGCTGCCGATGCCCCTGCGGCGACCGCTCTCGCCGAAAAACACTACCGTGACGCCAGCAATATGACCGATCAGATGGCCGGTCTGTCGGCCCTGTCGCAGGTCCACGGCCCCGCCTATCAGGACGCGCTCGACGACTTCTATGCGCGCTTTAAGTCCGAGCCGCTGGTGCTCGACAAATGGTTCGCGGTGCAGGCCGCCTGTGCCCATCCCGAAACCCTGACGCGCGTGCGTTCCCTTGTCACGCATCCGGATTTTGACCGTAAGGTGCCCAACCGCTGGCGGTCGGTGGCGCAGGCCTTTGCTGCCAATAATCCGGCCATTTTCCACGACATATCCGGCGAAGGCTACGCCTTTATCGCTGACGAAATCCTCAGCGTGGACCGCTTCAACCCGATGACGGCGGCGCGCCTGATCGAAGCCTTCGGCGGGTTCAAACGCTATGCCGAACCGCACCGGGGCCTGATGCACGCGGCGCTGGAGCGGATTGTCGCCACCGAGGGCCTGTCGAAAAACGTCGGCGAACTGGCCGGAAAGGCGCTGGCGGGGTAA
- a CDS encoding response regulator has protein sequence MAGLERVRFMVVDDNTHMIHIVKTILRGFGATHVFEARDAGDAFQRLRNDAIDIVIVDFMMEVLDGVEFVHMVRNSSDSPNRYVPIIMLTAHSERSRVTAARDAGVNEFCAKPVTALELYRKVAAVIDKPRPFIKTASYFGPDRRRRQDSKYQGKERREGWSEDHKPPVKEAAPAADENAAAKAD, from the coding sequence GTGGCGGGACTTGAGCGCGTGCGGTTCATGGTGGTGGATGACAACACCCACATGATCCACATTGTGAAAACGATTTTGCGCGGGTTCGGTGCCACTCATGTATTTGAGGCGCGCGACGCCGGCGATGCGTTTCAGCGCCTGCGCAACGACGCCATCGACATCGTCATCGTCGATTTCATGATGGAAGTGCTTGATGGCGTCGAATTTGTGCACATGGTGCGCAATTCGTCGGACAGCCCCAATCGCTACGTGCCCATCATCATGCTGACGGCGCATTCGGAACGCTCACGCGTTACCGCCGCGCGCGATGCCGGGGTCAACGAATTCTGCGCCAAACCGGTAACCGCGCTGGAACTGTACCGCAAGGTGGCCGCCGTTATTGACAAGCCGCGCCCCTTCATCAAGACCGCCAGCTATTTCGGCCCCGACCGCCGCCGCCGTCAGGACTCCAAATATCAGGGTAAGGAACGCCGCGAGGGCTGGAGCGAGGATCACAAGCCGCCGGTCAAGGAGGCTGCACCGGCTGCGGACGAGAACGCAGCGGCCAAGGCGGATTGA
- a CDS encoding periplasmic heavy metal sensor: MPETVPSASPKKRPTARTWLGVSLALNVFLLGSLIGVGVIASKHFRPRPDRASPALLHMIEGLSLANQEKARQILTDAALAGEGDMDQSRTYRKSAAELMLQPKPDPVAIQAEITKARRAEASAKDKIETAVISLLIQLPPEERARVAEPLIKTPFRARSKALSDVRKAEEKAKAAAASASR, from the coding sequence ATGCCTGAGACCGTTCCGTCTGCGTCCCCGAAAAAGCGGCCCACCGCCCGCACCTGGCTGGGGGTGTCGCTGGCGCTCAACGTGTTTTTGCTGGGCTCGCTGATCGGCGTGGGCGTGATTGCGTCGAAGCATTTCCGCCCCAGGCCGGACCGTGCGTCTCCGGCGCTTCTGCACATGATCGAAGGTTTGAGCCTGGCCAATCAGGAAAAGGCGCGTCAGATCCTGACCGATGCGGCGTTGGCCGGTGAAGGCGATATGGATCAGAGCCGCACCTATCGCAAATCGGCGGCGGAGCTGATGTTACAGCCCAAGCCCGACCCGGTGGCCATTCAGGCCGAAATCACCAAGGCGCGCCGGGCCGAGGCCTCGGCCAAGGACAAGATCGAAACGGCGGTCATTTCGCTGCTGATCCAGTTGCCGCCAGAAGAGCGGGCCAGGGTGGCTGAGCCCCTGATCAAGACGCCGTTCCGTGCACGGTCCAAGGCGTTGTCGGATGTGCGTAAGGCGGAAGAAAAGGCGAAAGCGGCGGCGGCTTCGGCCTCACGCTGA
- a CDS encoding bifunctional [glutamine synthetase] adenylyltransferase/[glutamine synthetase]-adenylyl-L-tyrosine phosphorylase, with amino-acid sequence MADILFSSLVDRLHPCGPVLNDGAALYAYEAIAEVAEAEGWPDLLQRAGPALMPVLGASPYLAGLMRREPQRLRETLMSPPEARLKAILLATEALADQADTVETLDVDAAKRVLRHLKADTHLLTALADLGDVWKLDHVTAALTRFADAVTHAGIALAVREERDRGRLIDYDIKGERGLMPGLFVLAMGKHGAGELNYSSDIDITFFAELDALPLKEGVEAQVFVDRLARRVSNILSERTGDGYVFRVDLRLRPDPSSTPTVVSVPFALNYYETVGQNWERAAFIKARPIAGDMIEAKAFMQALSPFIWRRSLDYPAIADIQSIKRQIHTYKVDERLDPAGANLKLGVGGIREIEFFVQTQQLILGGRDPSLRSRRTLDALDALRRAGHLAPAVAKELKQAYVRLRDWEHRVQMIADEQTHTLPEAEDERMRVAAMCGFSNLSRFDLAVSRTLRLVNGHYGELFSDSEDLSSSFGSLVFTGVEDDPETLKTLARLGFEHPEQISATIRGWHHGRIPATRTPRGRELFTRLVPRLLEAVNETGAPDIAFTRFAVFFSGLSAGVQIQSLFLANPKLFKAIVEIMGFSPRLAQLLSRHPTIFDAMLDAGFFDPLGEELDRLIMAEVERVPPDPENALENVMNALRRICREQQFRIGMQILNGRLTTEAAGAAYARLADACITHLSPLALEEVRRLGGHLSGQVAILALGKLGGQEMTARSDLDLMTVYLPDDPSEMSSIKGWGAETFFGRFTQRLIAALSAPTHEGTLYEIDMKLRPTGAKGPVAVSLAAFENYYTKDADTWEFQALTRARVVWATSEDFADLVRLKLETILRATRSEARTALDVLNMRALMEKERPAKTFWDFKLAVGGQVDCEFAAQYLQLVHAANGGPLRVGTIAALQAMQRAGLARAEDIEALSAAWRVQQSLAQVMRVSLDANDDPSKEPEAFQRKLARAVHTRRLDTLEKKLKDLRKRARNAFEIVVAPRDER; translated from the coding sequence ATGGCGGATATTCTTTTTTCCTCGCTGGTGGATCGTCTGCATCCCTGCGGGCCGGTGCTGAACGACGGCGCGGCGCTGTACGCCTATGAGGCGATTGCCGAAGTGGCCGAGGCCGAAGGCTGGCCCGACCTGCTGCAACGCGCCGGTCCGGCCCTGATGCCGGTGCTGGGGGCCTCGCCCTATCTGGCCGGGCTGATGCGGCGCGAACCGCAGCGCCTGCGCGAAACCCTGATGTCGCCGCCCGAAGCGCGGCTGAAGGCCATTCTGCTGGCCACCGAGGCGCTGGCCGATCAGGCCGATACGGTCGAAACCCTCGATGTCGATGCCGCCAAGCGCGTCCTGCGCCACCTGAAGGCCGATACCCACCTTTTGACGGCGCTGGCCGATTTGGGCGATGTGTGGAAGCTCGATCACGTCACCGCCGCCCTGACGCGCTTTGCTGACGCTGTGACCCATGCCGGGATCGCGCTGGCTGTGCGCGAAGAACGCGACCGGGGCCGCCTGATCGACTATGATATCAAGGGGGAGCGGGGCCTCATGCCGGGCCTGTTCGTGCTGGCCATGGGCAAGCACGGGGCGGGCGAACTGAACTATTCGTCGGATATCGACATCACCTTCTTTGCCGAGCTGGACGCCCTGCCGTTGAAAGAGGGCGTGGAGGCGCAGGTCTTTGTCGATCGGCTGGCGCGCCGCGTGTCGAACATCCTCAGTGAGCGCACCGGCGACGGCTACGTCTTCCGCGTCGATCTGCGCCTGCGCCCGGACCCGTCCTCCACGCCGACCGTGGTCAGCGTGCCCTTCGCCCTGAACTATTATGAGACCGTGGGGCAGAACTGGGAACGTGCGGCCTTTATCAAGGCGCGGCCCATCGCCGGGGACATGATCGAGGCCAAGGCCTTCATGCAGGCCCTATCGCCCTTCATCTGGCGGCGCAGCCTCGACTATCCGGCCATTGCCGATATTCAGTCGATTAAGCGCCAGATCCATACCTATAAGGTTGATGAACGCCTGGACCCCGCCGGCGCCAATCTCAAACTGGGTGTCGGCGGTATCCGCGAAATCGAGTTCTTCGTTCAGACGCAGCAACTGATCCTTGGCGGACGCGACCCGTCCCTGCGCTCGCGCCGCACGCTGGATGCGCTCGATGCCCTGCGCCGTGCCGGCCATCTGGCTCCGGCGGTCGCCAAGGAACTGAAACAGGCCTATGTGCGCCTGCGCGACTGGGAACACCGCGTGCAGATGATCGCCGACGAGCAGACCCACACCCTGCCCGAAGCCGAGGACGAGCGGATGCGCGTCGCCGCCATGTGCGGCTTTTCCAACCTCAGCCGCTTCGATCTGGCCGTGTCGCGCACCCTGCGTCTGGTCAATGGCCACTATGGCGAGCTGTTCTCCGATTCCGAAGACCTGTCGTCGTCCTTCGGCAGTCTGGTCTTCACCGGGGTCGAGGACGATCCCGAAACGCTGAAGACCCTGGCGCGTCTGGGCTTTGAGCACCCGGAGCAGATTTCGGCCACCATCCGCGGCTGGCACCACGGGCGTATTCCGGCGACGCGCACGCCACGCGGCCGCGAACTGTTTACGCGACTGGTGCCGCGCCTGCTGGAGGCGGTGAACGAGACGGGCGCGCCGGACATAGCCTTTACGCGCTTTGCCGTCTTCTTTTCGGGCCTCAGCGCCGGGGTGCAGATTCAGTCGCTGTTCCTCGCCAACCCCAAGCTGTTCAAGGCGATTGTCGAGATCATGGGTTTCAGCCCGCGTCTGGCGCAGCTTCTGTCGCGGCACCCGACCATTTTCGACGCCATGCTGGATGCCGGCTTCTTCGATCCGCTGGGTGAGGAACTGGATCGCCTGATCATGGCGGAGGTCGAGCGCGTGCCACCCGACCCGGAAAACGCGCTGGAAAACGTGATGAATGCGCTGCGCCGCATCTGCCGCGAGCAGCAGTTCCGCATCGGCATGCAGATTCTCAATGGCCGCCTGACGACCGAAGCGGCGGGCGCCGCCTATGCGCGTCTGGCCGATGCCTGCATCACCCATCTGTCGCCGCTGGCGCTGGAGGAGGTGCGGCGGCTGGGCGGCCATCTGTCGGGCCAGGTGGCCATTCTGGCGCTGGGCAAGCTGGGCGGGCAGGAGATGACGGCGCGCTCTGACCTCGACCTGATGACCGTCTATCTGCCCGATGATCCGTCGGAAATGTCCTCGATCAAGGGCTGGGGCGCGGAAACCTTCTTCGGTCGCTTCACGCAGCGCCTGATCGCTGCCCTGTCGGCCCCGACGCACGAAGGTACACTGTACGAAATCGACATGAAGCTGCGCCCCACCGGGGCCAAGGGGCCGGTGGCCGTGTCGCTGGCGGCCTTTGAAAACTACTACACCAAGGACGCCGATACCTGGGAGTTTCAGGCCCTGACGCGCGCCCGCGTGGTGTGGGCGACGTCCGAGGACTTTGCCGATCTGGTGCGCCTGAAGCTCGAAACCATCCTGCGCGCCACGCGGTCTGAGGCGCGCACGGCGCTGGACGTGCTCAATATGCGCGCCCTGATGGAGAAGGAGCGCCCGGCCAAGACTTTCTGGGATTTCAAGCTGGCCGTCGGCGGTCAGGTCGATTGCGAATTTGCGGCTCAGTATCTGCAACTGGTGCACGCCGCCAATGGCGGGCCGCTGCGCGTCGGCACCATTGCCGCGCTTCAGGCCATGCAGCGCGCCGGTCTGGCGAGGGCCGAAGACATCGAAGCGCTGAGCGCCGCCTGGCGTGTGCAGCAAAGTCTGGCGCAGGTGATGCGCGTATCGCTCGATGCCAATGACGACCCTTCGAAAGAACCGGAAGCGTTTCAGCGCAAGCTGGCGCGCGCCGTGCACACCCGCCGTCTCGATACGCTCGAAAAGAAGCTGAAAGACCTGCGCAAACGCGCCCGCAATGCTTTTGAGATCGTAGTCGCGCCGCGCGACGAACGCTAA
- a CDS encoding RNA polymerase sigma factor, which produces MTTGFDPDEAQIAAVARGDAAATQSLVARKLPRVLSLARRLLNDAAEAEDVAQEALLRLWKQAPLWVPGRARVDTWLHKVAVNLCYDRLRRRRDTIDHTEIELADPSANPTRRLDQQQMSQTVESALATLPERQRVAIVLCYYQELSNIEAAALMEISVEALESLLSRGRRQLKATLSEARGDLIGGSASSGRPVLKVIQGNKI; this is translated from the coding sequence ATGACCACGGGCTTTGACCCGGATGAGGCGCAGATTGCAGCCGTGGCGCGCGGAGACGCGGCCGCCACGCAATCCCTCGTGGCCCGCAAACTGCCGCGCGTCCTGTCACTGGCGCGGCGTCTGCTCAATGATGCCGCCGAGGCTGAGGACGTGGCGCAGGAGGCCCTGTTGCGCCTGTGGAAGCAGGCCCCGCTGTGGGTGCCCGGCCGGGCGCGCGTCGATACCTGGCTGCACAAGGTGGCGGTCAATCTGTGCTACGACCGGCTGCGGCGGCGGCGCGACACGATCGATCATACCGAGATCGAACTGGCCGACCCCTCGGCCAATCCGACGCGGCGGCTGGATCAGCAGCAGATGAGCCAGACGGTCGAATCCGCGCTGGCCACCCTGCCCGAGCGGCAGCGAGTGGCCATCGTCCTCTGCTACTATCAGGAATTGTCCAATATCGAAGCGGCGGCCCTGATGGAGATTTCGGTCGAGGCGCTGGAAAGCCTGCTGTCGCGCGGACGGCGGCAGCTCAAGGCGACGCTGAGCGAGGCGCGCGGCGATCTGATCGGCGGCTCAGCGTCCAGTGGTCGTCCGGTGTTAAAAGTTATTCAAGGCAACAAGATTTAG